In a single window of the Physeter macrocephalus isolate SW-GA unplaced genomic scaffold, ASM283717v5 random_1021, whole genome shotgun sequence genome:
- the LOC114485358 gene encoding SUN domain-containing protein 1-like gives AETRFNSAAGGSILSTRCSETYETKTALISLFGVPLWYFSQSPRVAIQPDIYPGNCWAFKGSQGYLVVRLSMKIHPTTFTLEHIPKTLSPTGNITSAPKDFAVYGLENEYQEEGQLLGQFTYDQEGESLQMFPAPKRPERAFQIVELRIFSNWGHPEYTCLYRFRVHGEPIK, from the exons ATGCTGAGACACGTTTCAACTCTGCTGCAGGTGGGAGCATCTTGAGTACCCGCTGCTCTGAGACGTATGAGACCAAGACCGCACTCATCAGCCTGTTCGGCGTCCCGCTCTGGTACTTCTCCCAGTCCCCCCGCGTGGCCATCCAG CCTGACATCTATCCAGGGAACTGCTGGGCATTCAAAGGCTCCCAGGGGTACCTCGTGGTGAGGCTGTCGATGAAGATCCACCCGACCACCTTCACCCTAGAGCACATACCAAAGACTCTGTCGCCCACGGGGAACATCACCAGCGCCCCCAAGGACTTCGCGGTCTAC GGATTAGAAAATGAGTATCAAGAAGAAGGGCAGCTCCTGGGACAGTTTACCTACGATCAAGAAGGGGAGTCACTGCAGATGTTCCCTGCCCCG AAAAGACCAGAAAGAGCTTTCCAAATAGTGGAACTTCGGATTTTTTCTAACTGGGGCCATCCCGAATACACATGTCTTTACCGGTTCAGAGTTCATGGCGAGCCCATCAAGTAA
- the GET4 gene encoding Golgi to ER traffic protein 4 homolog, whose protein sequence is MAAAAAAAAAAMAEQESARNGARNRGGVQRVEGKLRASVEKGDYYEAHQMYRTLFFRYVAQSKHAEARELMRSGALLFFSHGQQNSAADLSMLVLESLEKAEVEVVEELLESLAKLFSLMDPNSPERVAFVSRALKWSSGGSGKLGHPRLHQLLALTLWKEQNYCESRYHFLHSSDGEGCANMLVEYSTARGFRSEVDMFVAQAVLQFLCLKNKSSASVVFTTYTRKHPSIESGPPFVQPLLNFIWFLLLAVDGGKLTVFTVLCEQYQPSLRRDPMYNEYLDRIGQLFFGVPPKQTSSYGGLLGNLLSSLMGPSEQEGEDSQDDGSPIELD, encoded by the exons atggcggcgg cggcggcggcggcggcggcggcgatgGCCGAGCAGGAGAGCGCCCGGAACGGCGCCCGCAACCGCGGCGGCGTCCAGCGCGTGGAAGGCAAGCTGCGTGCCAGCGTCGAGAAGGGCGACTATTATGAGGCGCACCAGATGTACCGGACCCTCTTCTTCAG GTACGTGGCCCAGAGCAAGCACGCCGAGGCCCGCGAGCTCATGCGCTCAGGAGCCCTGCTGTTCTTCAGCCACGGCCAG CAAAACAGTGCGGCTGATTTGTCCATGCTGGTCCTGGAGTCGCTGGAGAAGGCGGAGGTCGAGGTGGTCGAGGAGCTGCTGG AAAGTCTGGCCAAGCTGTTCAGTCTGATGGATCCCAACTCCCCGGAGCGAGTGGCGTTTGTGTCTCGAGCCCTGAAGTGGTCCAGTGGGGGGTCCGGGAAGCTGGGCCACCCCCGGCTCCACCAGCTGCTGGCCCTCACGCTGTGGAAAG AACAGAACTACTGCGAGTCCCGGTACCACTTCCTGCACTCCAGCGACGGGGAGGGCTGTGCCAACATGCTGGTGGAGTACTCCACGGCCCGGGGCTTCCGCAGCGAGGTGGACATGTTCGTGGCCCAGGCTGTCCTCCA gtttctctgtttaaaaaacaaaagcagcgCATCAGTGGTGTTCACCACGTACACACGGAAACATCCGTCCATCGAGAGCGGCCCTCCCTTCGTACAGCCCCTGCTCAACTTCATCTGGTTTCTGCTGCTGGCCGTCGATGG GGGGAAGCTGACGGTGTTCACGGTGCTGTGTGAGCAGTACCAGCCATCCCTCCGGCGGGACCCCATGTACAACGAG TACCTCGACAGGATAGGACAGCTCTTCTTCGGCGTGCCGCCCAAGCAGACGTCTTCCTACGGAGGCTTGCTAG